A window of Haloarcula marismortui ATCC 43049 genomic DNA:
CCCGGAATGTTGTTCTGTGAGGTCGTCCCGGATATCAACGAGAGTCTGCTCGAGGTGGAGTGTCCCATTCCGGAGGTCGCGCTCGATGGCCCGGTCGAACGTCCGTGCTCGCTCGGCCAGCGAATCAAGTTCTTTCGAGGCGTTTTCGATTCTGTCGATGTGTCCGCTAGCGGCGTCAACAGAGAAATCGGACGAGCCGAGTTCTTCTTTGAGGAGTCTTGAATTACCCCGTATCACGGTCAGCTTGTTTCGGATGTTGTGCCGGAGAATCCGACTCATGACCATGAGCCGCTGCTCTCGCTCCTTGTCCTGCGTGATGTCGCGAACGATGCCTCGCAGTTTCGGCGTCCCGTCGCGAACCGTCTTTTCGGCCCGGAGTCGGAACCAGCGCTCGGTTTCGTCAGCGGTCTGACGGCGCGCCTCTAGTTCCATCGGTTCGCCGGTTTCACGACAGGTCTCGATAGCGTCGCGAACGGCCGCTCTATCGTTGGGATGGTACTGTTTGATAGCCTCTTCAAGCGTCGGATTGTACTCTGGCGTTCCGTAGAGGCGCTTCATGCCGGCAGTTCCCTCTATCAGACCCGTCTCCAGATCGAGCTCCCACCCGCCAACGTCGGCCAGGGTTTCGGTCCCGACGAGCCACTCCAGTTGTTCCTCCCGCTGTTTCAATCTCGTTGCGTCGTCCAGCCCAACGACGACGCGTTCGACAGTCCCATCGTCGCCCAGTATCGGCGCGGCATTGCTTGAAAGCCACCGCTCGCTCCCATCCTCGAGTTCTATCCAGTGCTCGAACCCAAACACCGGTTCACCCGATTCGAGTACCTGCGTAACCGGGTGTTCCGAGTCGGGGATTTCCGTCCCGTCTTTGTAGTATATGTTCCACTCCGGCTGGTCGTATCGTCTTCGAGTGATTTTCTCGCGTTCAAGACCGAGTAGCTCCTCGGCACGATCGTTAGCCAGCGAAATTCTTCCAGATCGTTCTACGACGACGATGCCGACCGGACTGACCTCGAAGACCCGCTCAATGAGGGCCTGCTTTTCTCGCCGCCGCTTGCGCTGTGTGATATCCTCCGCCAGCCATAGTACGCGCCCCACGTCGTCACCACCGACCGGCGTGACGCGCGCCTCGAAGTATCGCTCTCCATGATCGAGTGATAGTTGATACTCGATGTGCCGCTGTTCCCCTGTTTCCAAGACATCCTCGATAATCGTGTAGAACTGGTCAGCCTGTGCTGTAGAGAAGATATCCCAGAGGTCCGTTCCCAGCAGTGCTTCCGGGTCTTTGAAAAATAAGGCCCCGTTGTGGGCGTTGTGGATGACATCGACGAAGACGCCGTCGGCGTCTAGGACGATAGCCGGGTCTGAAATTATCTCACAAAGCCCGTTTAGCACGTCTTGATCGTGAAGAGATTCTTTACTCATGTGTCAATTTATACACACCTATTGCTGGCCGACTCCGCATGGAAATGTGTCCGTAGTGTGTGGGAGGAATCATCCTAAGTTTTGTGCCGTGTCATTCTATATAGCGGGAGGCGGTTTACGGATCGAAGCGGCACGCATAAGCGGGCCGGGCGGGGAAAGAGGCGCATGAAGCTGCTCCGTCGGATATTCGAGGACAAAGACTCGCCCCAGCGCGTCGGACTGTTCGTCGATGGCCCAAATGTGCTCAGGTCTGAATTCGATGTCGATTTAGACGAGGTCCGAGATATCGCAGCTGAGTACGGTCCGCTGGCAGTCACCCGTCTCTACGTCGACCAGAACGCCTCGCCCGGACTCATTCAGGCCGCTGAAGCCCGCGGGTTCGAGGTTCGAACAACCAGCGGTGACGTTGATGTCCGACTCGCTGTTGACGCGACAAACGCCGCCGTTGCTGGACAGATAGACGTGCTGGCCGTCGCCTCGCGGGATACGGATTTCAAGCCGGCGCTGGAAGTGGCCGCACGGGAAGGGGTCAAGACGGTCGCCATCGCGCCGGGGGAGTACGGCCGCTCCGATGCGTTACGCAACGCGGCTGAAGACGCAGTGACGCTCTAATCTCCGACGCCCAGGACGCCAACTGTTTTTTCGGCCAGTGCTATTGAGCACGTATGGACATCGACGACACGCCGGTACTGGACAACCACCTCCATCTCGACCCGGTCAACGGCCGGAACGTCGCGGCAGCCGAGGAGTTCGCGTCCCAGGGCGGAACACACCTGCTGGTGCTCAACAAGCCGTCCTGGCATCTTGTTGAGAAGGCCACTGACGAGGCGATCTTCCGGGAAGTGTTCGACCTGACTGTCGAGGCCGCCGCCACAGCGACCGAGGTGCTGGGCGGGCGCGCCTGGCCCGTCCTCGGCGTCCACCCGGCACTAATTTCGAAGCTCGTCGACGACGGCTACACGCCGCCGGAAGCGCGAGATATCATGCAGACCGGCCTCGACGTGGCGGCGGGGTACGTCGATAACGGCGATGCGCTCGCGATGAAGTCCGGCCGCCCGCACTACGACGTGGACGACGCCGTCTGGGAGGCTTCGAACGAAGTGATGTGCCACGGGTTCGAACGCGCCGCCGACGTGGGCTGTGCGATACAGCTCCACACCGAGGGCGGCGAAGACTTCGAAGCAGTCGCTCGCTGGGCCGAAGACCGTGGCCTTGACCGCACGCAGGTCGTCAAACACTACTCCGGGGGCCGACTCCGCGGCCCGGTCAAATCGGTACTTGCAGATAAGGACGAACTGGAAATCGCGGTCGAGACCGACGACCCGTTCCTGATGGAGACCGATTACATCGACGACCCGGACCGCCCCGGCGCAGTACTTGGCCCGAAGACCGTGCCGCGGCGCGTCCGCTGGCTCCTCGAAAACGGGGACGAAGACGCGGTCAGAACAGCACACGTCGAGACACCGAAGGCGGTGTACGGCATTGACACCGAAGCGACGCTGGAGCGGTGAGTGGCGACAGCGAAGGGCGACTGATGGCGGTTATCCGAACTTGCCGGTGATGTAGTCCTCGACGCGCTGGCTCTCGGGGTTCTCGAAAATCTTGTCAGTATCGTCGAACTCGACGAGCTCGCCGCCAGTGAGGAAGACAGCCGTCTTGTCGGAGATGCGAGCCGCCTGCTGCATATTGTGGGTGACGATGACGACCGTGAA
This region includes:
- a CDS encoding NYN domain-containing protein yields the protein MKLLRRIFEDKDSPQRVGLFVDGPNVLRSEFDVDLDEVRDIAAEYGPLAVTRLYVDQNASPGLIQAAEARGFEVRTTSGDVDVRLAVDATNAAVAGQIDVLAVASRDTDFKPALEVAAREGVKTVAIAPGEYGRSDALRNAAEDAVTL
- a CDS encoding sensor histidine kinase, with protein sequence MSKESLHDQDVLNGLCEIISDPAIVLDADGVFVDVIHNAHNGALFFKDPEALLGTDLWDIFSTAQADQFYTIIEDVLETGEQRHIEYQLSLDHGERYFEARVTPVGGDDVGRVLWLAEDITQRKRRREKQALIERVFEVSPVGIVVVERSGRISLANDRAEELLGLEREKITRRRYDQPEWNIYYKDGTEIPDSEHPVTQVLESGEPVFGFEHWIELEDGSERWLSSNAAPILGDDGTVERVVVGLDDATRLKQREEQLEWLVGTETLADVGGWELDLETGLIEGTAGMKRLYGTPEYNPTLEEAIKQYHPNDRAAVRDAIETCRETGEPMELEARRQTADETERWFRLRAEKTVRDGTPKLRGIVRDITQDKEREQRLMVMSRILRHNIRNKLTVIRGNSRLLKEELGSSDFSVDAASGHIDRIENASKELDSLAERARTFDRAIERDLRNGTLHLEQTLVDIRDDLTEQHSGATIEVAPTDAEVSGDRMAIDLILEILVENALEYSDLPNPTVKLTAEETPAGQVTVSVDTDGSAIPDMERDVLDSETEGPVAHSRGLGLWAVTWLVRRLGGSVTIDEDHDGETRVELVFPLAQSE
- a CDS encoding TatD family hydrolase, producing MDIDDTPVLDNHLHLDPVNGRNVAAAEEFASQGGTHLLVLNKPSWHLVEKATDEAIFREVFDLTVEAAATATEVLGGRAWPVLGVHPALISKLVDDGYTPPEARDIMQTGLDVAAGYVDNGDALAMKSGRPHYDVDDAVWEASNEVMCHGFERAADVGCAIQLHTEGGEDFEAVARWAEDRGLDRTQVVKHYSGGRLRGPVKSVLADKDELEIAVETDDPFLMETDYIDDPDRPGAVLGPKTVPRRVRWLLENGDEDAVRTAHVETPKAVYGIDTEATLER